Proteins from a single region of Drosophila biarmipes strain raj3 chromosome 3R, RU_DBia_V1.1, whole genome shotgun sequence:
- the LOC108025432 gene encoding scoloptoxin SSD552 — protein MMQPSALLLTTILIISCGVAFACNGKIIASGITTEERSIILQEHNRLRQIVATGRYPGQPGAENMREIVWDDELAARAQKWADNCQFRHDPHRTINRFTMGQNLAIIWSTAPLDADDGDFPSRIQSWFNEVQKYSFGDAWSPKTGHYSQLVWGETSLVGCGYAEYKDTSKYNKLYVCNYGPGGNVVGYNPYEVGKPSCSTYGMKPSSRYQGLCAAPGSSPASNSVYGANTIETYEYGYNSSPSQTANNNPPTNNINKSQFSYNNPTRPKTAPSFNPSPFNPQAAVQPSPSSPSAGGGSSFGSASRGGSHAYTTEPSQSAGRYQHKLEAYRPSASEFEKSVHKHTILRTYIEQNRQRQDNNGQQDNQQADQQPEPSSTKKPSRGWSLLTWRG, from the exons ATGATGCAGCCAAGTGCTCTCTTACTAACCACCATCCTGATCATCTCCTGCGGAGTGGCATTCGCCTGCAATGGAAAGATAATTG CATCGGGCATCACGACGGAAGAGAGATCAATCATCTTGCAGGAGCACAATCGCCTCCGGCAGATCGTGGCCACGGGACGCTATCCGGGTCAGCCGGGTGCCGAGAATATGCGCGAGATCGTCTGGGACGACGAGCTGGCCGCCCGGGCCCAGAAGTGGGCCGACAACTGTCAGTTCCGCCACGATCCCCACCGCACGATAA ATCGCTTCACGATGGGCCAGAATTTGGCCATCATCTGGAGTACGGCTCCTCTGGACGCCGATGACGGTGACTTTCCCTCGCGCATCCAGAGTTGGTTTAACGAGGTGCAGAAGTACTCCTTCGGGGATGCCTGGTCCCCCAAAACCGGACACTACTCCCAACTGGTTTGGGGCGAGACCAGCCTGGTGGGCTGTGGATACGCCGAGTACAAGGATACCAGCAAATACAACAAGCTATACGTCTGCAACTACGGACCTGG TGGCAACGTGGTGGGCTACAATCCTTATGAGGTGGGCAAGCCCTCGTGCTCCACGTACGGCATGAAGCCCTCGTCCCGCTACCAAGGACTCTGCGCCGCTCCAGGATCTTCGCCGGCATCGAACAGCGTGTACGGAGCGAACACAATTGAAACGTATGAGTACGGCTACAACAGCAGCCCCAGTCAAACCGCCAATAACAATCCGCCGACTAACAACATTAACAAGAGCCAGTTCAGCTATAACAACCCAACCAGACCCAAGACCGCCCCCAGCTTCAACCCCTCCCCGTTCAACCCACAGGCAGCGGTACAACCATCACCCTCATCACCGTCGGCCGGCGGCGGCAGTTCGTTTGGCAGCGCCTCGCGGGGCGGCAGCCACGCATACACCACGGAGCCGTCCCAGTCGGCAGGGCGGTACCAGCACAAGCTCGAGGCGTATCGGCCCAGTGCGTCCGAGTTCGAGAAGTCCGTACACAAGCATACCATACTACGCACCTATATAGAGCAGAATCGGCAGCGGCAGGACAACAATGGTCAGCAGGACAACCAGCAGGCGGACCAGCAGCCGGAGCCCTCGAGCACCAAGAAGCCCAGTCGTGGATGGAGCCTACTCACCTGGCGCGGCTAG